In Romeriopsis navalis LEGE 11480, the DNA window TTATTCCAATCAGCATAATCAAACCGTTGATCCGCCGACAAGCGATCAAGAATGAATTTGATGTCCAACGGTCGATCAATAAATTCAATCGGGGCCGAGACTTCTTCCGCTCTCCCCCGCAATAACGCCGTCATCTGACTCGCATCACTCCCAGGATGGGCCGGCACCACCACCACATAACCATGGGACGCAAGATGCTCCGCAAGATAGGCAAAACTCGATCGGTCAGAACCTAAACCATGGGAAATCACCGCCACCGGATATTGCCCAACCGGCGCGGGATTACGCAGGATGGCTGGAGACTTTGGCGTATAGAGGTAAAACACCACGGGGCGCACCCGAGCAAAGCCGGAAATCGCCACTCGACTGCGATCTTTCAACGCAATTTGCTGACGCTGCCAATTCACTGGCCCGGGCAACGTTAGATTCGCCTGCGGATTCGGCAACGTTTGGCCCGCGAGGGTCTGCTCGGTCTGGGCCGTAATCCGCGTCCCAATCCGATTTGTCTGAGTGACCAAGGCATCAAATTCCGCCGCCAAGCGGAGTGTCTTCTGCAAATTAATCCGAATTCCCGGCGTGGGAAACCGGCGCAGCACATTTAATGGAGTCAGTCCTTCCTCGTCGCCCGCGGCTAAAATCAATGCCGCCCGAATCGCATAGAGGCCATTATCCCGGGATTCTGGTTGAATGATCTGCCCCAAGCGTCGCAACAAGATTTGGCCTTGGGGACTGTAAAGAAACTGCGCGACGGCGACGTTACTGAGGTTAGACTTGAGCCGTAACGATCGCCGCAATAGTTCCCGCTGTTCCGGCCGCACATAACGCGTATAGACGTAGAGCTCATCATCTAATTCCCCATTGTTGGCATAATTCACCAAACCATCCAGGGTGATCGATCGCTCCAACAACCCATAGGAAATCGTCAACCGTTCCGCCGCTTGGATGGGCGGCATACCACCGAGCAAATAACTCGCTCCTGTGAGCAGCACACTGCTCCCCAGGACAACCGCCAGCCGACGCATATAAAACAAACTTCGCAGCGGCTCAAGGACGGCAAAGCGCGACATAGTAAAAACCATAAAATCAAACAACGATAAACGTCACCAAACATCACCAAATCGCAGCGTTGCTACCCTGAGCGATATTTATTGTAAGTCACACAATTCCACCTCAGCCAGCTTTGGTAAAGCTCCGAATTTGATACAAATTGTGAGATTTCGTAAAACCCGAGAGTTTTCGCCACAATAGAGAATGGAGGTTCGCGAAGCTGCGGCAAGCGACTTCGAATGGCAAGGAGGACAATCCGTGAGAGCAGTCTTAATGGCCGGTGGTTCAGGGACACGTTTGCGCCCGCTAACGTGTGACTCGCCCAAGCCTATGGTGTCGATTTTAAATCGTCCGATCGCCGAGCACATTATTCATTTACTGCGACAGAACGACATCACCGAGATTATCGCAACATTACATTACCTCCCAGATGCCCTGCGGGATTATTTCCAAGATGGCAGTGAGTTTGGGGTCAAAATGATTTATGCGGTCGAGGAGGATCAACCGCTCGGGACCGCTGGTTGTGTGAAAAATATTGAAGAATTACTACGTGAAACGTTCTTAGTCATCAGCGGCGATAGCGTCACTGACTTTGATCTCCGCCAAGCCATTGAGTTTCACCGATCGCGGGCATCGAAAGCCACAATTGTCCTGGCCCGCGTCCCAAATCCGCTCGAATTTGGCGTGGTGATTACAAATGAAGCGGGTCAGATCCAGCGGTTCTTAGAAAAGCCCTCTACAAGTGAAGTTTTTTCCGATACGGTCAATACTGGCATCTATATTCTGGAACCCGAGGTGCTGGATTATCTCCCCACCGAACAATCCTCCGACTTCTCACAAGATTTATTTCCCATGCTGCTGGACAAGCAGGTGCCGATCTATGGGTATGTGGCCGATGGCTATTGGTGCGATGTCGGCAATCTGGAAACCTATCGAGCCGCACAGTACGATACGTTAGCCAATCACCGTCCGATCGCCGCAGGG includes these proteins:
- a CDS encoding alpha/beta hydrolase, giving the protein MSRFAVLEPLRSLFYMRRLAVVLGSSVLLTGASYLLGGMPPIQAAERLTISYGLLERSITLDGLVNYANNGELDDELYVYTRYVRPEQRELLRRSLRLKSNLSNVAVAQFLYSPQGQILLRRLGQIIQPESRDNGLYAIRAALILAAGDEEGLTPLNVLRRFPTPGIRINLQKTLRLAAEFDALVTQTNRIGTRITAQTEQTLAGQTLPNPQANLTLPGPVNWQRQQIALKDRSRVAISGFARVRPVVFYLYTPKSPAILRNPAPVGQYPVAVISHGLGSDRSSFAYLAEHLASHGYVVVVPAHPGSDASQMTALLRGRAEEVSAPIEFIDRPLDIKFILDRLSADQRFDYADWNNVGVVGQSFGGYTALALAGAALNFDQLQRECTPRKQLETFNISVLLQCRAATLLKRDYQIADPRVKAIVTANAVSSLAFGQAGISQIQVPTLMIAGKADTVAPAIPEQIRPFSWLTTPDRYLVVVDRSTHFSFLAESKENPETQLPLPPEVIGPSPRTNQRYLSALSLAFFRTHLQQQSQFQPYLSAAYVRSISQAPLRMDLVRSIDATALGLSPK